The stretch of DNA GTTCACTGGCGAGAACACCCTCATAAAGCAGCGCGAGAAACCGCTCCCCGCCATCAGGGAAAGCCTCCCAGGCGTTTTCGCCATCAAGGGCCAGGAGGGCCACCGGCTGGCGGGTGGCGGCCACCCCGGCGATGTGCTCGAGGTGGTGGACCACGAAACCAGCCGCCTGTGCGGCCGAGTTGCGGGCGGCATTGAAACCGATGAAATCTGAAAGCGGGCGCTCGCGGAAAAGGGCCCTTACCCTTGCTCCTTCATGGCGACAAGCCCAGGGTTGGAAGAGTTCGAGGTGGTCGACGGTTTTGCCAGCCCATGCCGGGTCCCCGGAAAGGCTGCGGAACAGGATGTCCTCATCGGTGCAAAAGTACTCGATCCCGGCCTCCTGCATCAGGGGGAGGATCTCCGGGGCGACTGAACCCTCACTGGGCCACATGCCGCGGGCGGGCCTTCCGAAGGTGCTGGCGTGGAGTTCCTGGGCCAGGCGGAGATGGGCCCGGACATCCTCCGGGGCCCCGTAGGGCGCGGGAAATTCCCGCCCCGGCATGGCGCGGGCGGCGATGCGGTTGTCGTAGACCACGGGCATGATGGGATGGAAGAACGGCGTGGTCGTGATTTCCACCGCCCCCTGGTCCTGGGCCTCGCGGTAACGGCTGAGGACGGTGCGGACGATCTCATAATGGATGTCGAGGACGCGGTTTTTCTCCTCCTCGGTGAACCCGCGGCCCTTGCGGCGGAGTTCCTCCAGTTCCGGGTAAAGGCGAAAGGCGCTGAAACCGCACCAGTTCAGGTTGTACCAGGTCTGGAGATCGAGCAGATCCTGGCTGGAGAAGAGGCGGGCCGCGCCGGACAGGCTGTCATGGTTCCAATCGCGTCCGCGCAACTCCAGCAATTCCCGGTAACGCGGGAAGGGGTCGATCAGGTTGGCCCAGTGTATTTTGAAGAAATGCTCGAGCAGGCGGCAGCGGTCGGTCAGATCCAGTTCGGCCGCGGGCTTGCGCGACCATTGTTCCCAGAGGTCGGACACGCTTCCGGAGGCCAGCTCCTGCAACTGCTGGACCAGGACGGGGGTGAAGTTGAAATTGGTCCGCAAAGCGGGATAGCGGCGGGCCATTTCGATCATGTCGAGGTAACCCTTGGCCGCATGCAGGCGGACCCAGGGCATCATGGCCGTCTTCGTCAAGGGATTGACGTAGTACGGCTGGTGCATGTGCCAGAGGAACACCACCTGGAGCGGCCCGGCCATCGCGTCAGCCCTCCCCCTTGATCCCGCGCAGGAATTGGGCCGCACCCTCGGGCAGAACCGGATTGATGTAAAAGCCGGTGCCGAACTCGAAACCCGCCACACCGGTCAGCCGCGGCAGGATCTCGATGTGCCAGCGGAAATCAAAGTCCAGGGTCTGCCAGTGGCCGGGCCGAGGCGAACGCAGGGGGGCGGTGTGGAGGACCAAGTTGTAATTGGGGCGGTCCAGGCCGAGACGGTAGGCCGTCAGCACACGCTTGAGCGCGTCCGCCAACAGGACCAGGTCGTGGTCGCCCACGCGGTGGAAATCCGCCTGCTGCTGGCGCGGCATGATGCAGGTCTCAAAGGAAAAGCGGCTGGCGAACGGGCAGAATACGCCGAAGCCCGCATTTTCACAGACCATGCGGTCGCGTGCCTTGAGTTCATTGCGCAGGATGTCCTCGAACAGGTTGCGGTCCTTGGCCAGGAAGTATTCCCTCGCCGCCGTCAGTTTTTCCTTGAGTACAATGGGGGTGACCGGCAGGGCGATGATCTGGGAATGGGCGTGGGTCTGCGAGGCTCCGGCCAACGGGCCGACATTCTTGAAAACCATGAGGTAGCGGAATCGTCCGTCCTTCATCAGGTCCTGCATTCGGGCCCGCCAGGCCTTGAGGACATGGACCATCTGGGCCAGCTCTAGTTCGTCCAATTCTTTGTCAGGGAACGGGGTCTCGACCACGACCTCGTGGGCTCCGATGCCGTTCATGCGGTCGTAAAATCCGACCGCTTCCTTGTTGAGTTCTCCCTCCACGCGCAGGGCGGGGAAGCGGTTGGGGACGACACGGACGCTCCATCCGGGGGTGTCGGGGCCGCCGCCGTTCTCCCGCACGGCATAAACCTCCGGGGGGGTGAAGGACTCATTGCCTGCCAGGAAAGGGTCCTCGGTGGCGGCCTCGGGATGGGGCCGGGTGAAGGCATAGTCCATCGGTCGGTGGAGACGCTCGGGACAGAAGACGACCCAGCGGCCGACGACCGGGTCTTTGCGGATTTCAGGCATCGGGGTCATGGGTTTTCCGTGTTGAGTGGGTTGTTGGGGGTGGAGGCTTCGCTTTCCAAGCCGCAGACACGGCGGTAAATCTGTTCATAGGACTTCGCGGCGGCGGACCAGGAAAAATCCCTGGCCATCGCCCGGCGACGGATGAGGTCCCAGGCTACCGGATCGCCGTAAACCAGGAAGGCCCGGCGGATGGCCTTGGAAAGGGCCGCCGTTGTGCAGGGAGCAAAAACAATGCCGGTCCCGGATTTCTTGCGTGGCCGCCAGTCCTCGACCGAATCGGCGAGCCCGCCGGTGCGGTGTACGATCGGAATGGTGCCGTAACGCTGGCTGTACATTTGGTTGAGCCCGCAGGGTTCGAAGCGGGAGGGCATGAGGAAAAAATCCGCCCCGGCCTCGATGCGATGGGCCAGCTTTTCGTTGAAACCGATTTCCACCGCCAAAGACTCCGGGTGTTCCGCGGCCAGGGCGAGGAATTTCTTTTCCAACTGGGGCAGACCGGAACCGAGCACGACGAGGGCGCCGCCCTGCGCGGCCAATTCGGGGGCCACTTTCGCCACCAGGTCCAATCCTTTTTGCGGGACGAGCCGGCTGATGCAGGCGAAGACCGGGCCGGTCACGCGTTCCGCATCCAAACCGACCGCCTTGAGCAAGCGCGCACGGCAGGCTTTCTTCGCCTCCCAATCCCCGGGCCCGTACGTTTCACGGAGGAAGGCATCCGTGGCCGGGTTCCATGCCGCCTCGTCGATGCCATTGAGAATGCCATTCAGATCCTGCGACCGCCCACGGAGGACCCCCTCCAGCCCGCATCCGAATTCCGGGGTCTGGATCTCCGTCGCGTAGGAGGGACTGACGGTGGTGAGGGCGTCGGCGTGAACCAGGCCGGCCTTGAGCAGGTTGAGCCGCCCGTAAAACTCCATCCCGCCCGGATGAAACCAATCACCGGGCAGGTTGGTCAGGTCGAAATCCCAGGGGGCAAAGACGCCCTGATAGGCCAGGTTGTGGATGGTCAGGACGGTGCGCAGGGAGGGCCGTTTCTGCCGCACCACCGCGGCGGCGAAGGCGGTCTGCCAGTCGTTGAGGTGCAGGACCTCGGGGCGGGGGCGCAGATGCCCCGCCAGTTCCACCACCACCTTGCTAAAAAAAATGAAGCGGTGGGCATTGTCGGTGTAATCCCCCTCACTGTTCCCGTAAAGCCCGCGGCGGTCGAAAAATTCATCCTTGCCCACCAGCAACAGCTTCACTCCCTCACGAGTCCGTCCCTCTAAAATCCTGGCCGTGGCCCGGCCCGGTCCCAAGGGGACGGTGAGCCGCAGACCGGTATCACGGACCTCCGGCAGGGAATCGAAAACGGCCCGGTAGCCGGGCAGAACCACCGAAACACTGTGCCCGTTATCGCGCAGACGGGCGGGCAGTGCGGCCAACACATCGCCCAGCCCGCCGGTCTTGGCCAGGGGGGTCAGTTCACTGGTGGCGAAAAGAATGTTCATCCGTTCGGGTGGTGTTTAGCTTTGTCCATGCCTGCAACCTCCCCCCTTGCACCCAAAGTGCTGAGGACCCTCGGTCACCCGGACTACCAACCAATAAACGAAGACGGCATCGCCCGTAAACTCAAACTTTCCGGACCGGCCCGCGACGAACTCGCCCAGACCCTCCGCGAACTGGCCGATTCCGGCAAAATCATCCGCGTGCGCGGCGACCGTTGGATTGTGCCCGAAAAAGCCGAATTGCTCACCGGGGTGATCAGTTTCAACCCCAAGGGCTTCGCCTTCCTGCTGAGTGAGACCGGTGATGACGACGCCTACATCCCGGCCGAGGAAACCGGGACCGCCTTGCACCAGGATCTGGTGGTGGCCCAAAAGATCCCATCCCAGGCCGGACGCTTCCGCGAGCGGGTGCACGCTCGCGTCATCCGGGTGGTCAAGCGGCGGCGGGCCTCCCTGGTCGGCACCCTCCAATCCGGCGGACGCTTCTTCCATGTCGTCCCCGACGATCCACGACACCTGCAAAACATCTACGTCACCGACCCCGCGGATTCACCCCTCGACCCCAAACCTGTACTTGGCGACAAGGTGGTGGTGCGCCCCGAGGACTGGAAGGACCGACACCTCAATCCAGAGGGCACCATCGTCGAAGTGCTGGGAAAACCCGGCGATCCCAACGTCGATATCCTGAGCGTCATCCGCAAATACGAATTGCCGACGGAATTCCCCTCGGCCGCCCTGGCCGAAGTGGCGCAGTTCAGCCTGGACCCGCAGGGACACGCCTTCGACCCCGGACCGCGCCTCGACCTGCGGGGCGAGCGCGTCTTCACCATCGATCCCGACACGGCCAGGGATTTTGACGATGCCATCCACATCCGTCCCGCGGGCAAAGGCAAATGGGAGGTCGGCATCCACATTGCCGACGTCTCCTACTACGTCCGGGCAGGAGGGGCCCTCGATGAAGAAGCCTCCAAGCGCGGCAACAGCGTCTATCTGGTCAACCAGGTCATCCCCATGCTCCCGGAAGAATTGTCCAACGGCCTCTGCTCCCTCCTTCCCCACGTTGACCGCCTGACCCACTCCGTCATCGTCACCCTCACCGAAACCGGCCGGGTGGTCGAAGAACGCATCGCCCGCACCCTCATCCACTCGCAACGCCGTTTCACCTATCAAGAGGCCTTCGCCCGGCTCCAGGACCAGCCGCGCGATGACATGGACCGCGACCTGCACCAAGCCTGGGCCCTGGCCTCCAACCTGCGCAAGAACCGGATGAACAACGGATCGCTCGACCTCGACATGCCGGAGGTCAAGGTCCGCTTGAACGACCAGGGCGTGCCCGTCGCGCTGGAAAAAGTCGAACATGACATCTCCCACCAGTTGATCGAGGAATTCATGCTGCTGGCCAACGAGGTGGTGGCGCGCACATTGAAAAACAAACACATCCCCGCCCTCTACCGCGTGCATGAAGCCCCGGAGCCGGAAAAACTGGCCGAATTGCGCCAGACCCTGCTCATCCAGGGCATCAAAGTCGGCGACCTGACCAAGCGCCATGAAATGCAGCGCGCCTCCAAAGCCATCGCCGCTTCCCCCGCCTCCTACGCGTTGAAAATCTCCCTGCTCAAGTCGCTCAAACGCGCCTGCTACCGCAGCCAACCCCTGGGCCACTACGGCCTGGCCAAAACCAACTACACCCACTTCACCTCGCCCATCCGCCGCTACGCCGATCTGGTGGTCCACCGATCGCTGCTCAAGCCATCCGAGCGTCCGAAATACAAAGCCGGGGAATTGGAGGAAGTGGCCGCGCGCATCTCCGCCACCGAACGCAACGCCGCCGAAGCCGAGCAGGACACGGTGCGCATCAAGAAGCTGGAATTCTTCCAACGCCAACTGACCAGTGGCACACCCCAGTCCTTCCCGGCGGTGGTCGTCGACGTGCAGAACTTCGGTCTCTTCGTCGAGGTGCCCGACTTCCTCGTCAGCGGCCTGATCCACATCTCCAGCCTGGGATCGGATTTCTTCAACTACGACGAGCGCCAGCGCCGCATCATCGGCAACCGGAGCAAAAAATCCTTCAAAGTGGGGGATCGCCTCAACGTCCAAGTGGAAAAGATCGACACCCAGCGCCACCAGATCGATTTCAAGCTGGCGGGCGGCACGGAAGCCAAGCGCGACGAAAGAAGCAGTGGTCGGAGAGGCCGCCGGTAAGCGCCTCACTCATTTCTCAGAAACCACGAAGGCAAAGGGATTGGCTTCCCGGGTCGGCCTGCGCTCATTTTCGAGCAACTTCCGAAAGTCTATTTTCTTGTGCAGGAGCGCCATGATCCTTGCGCTCCGGGAAATACTTCCGCCACGGGCCCGTCGTATCAAGCGGATGTTCCGCTTCAACTCACCGGAAGAAATGCGGCCATAATAAAGGTCCTCATAAAAACCCAATAAATCGCCCCGGATAAAGCCGCTTTTGTGGAAGGTTTTGACCCCCGCCCAGTGGATCAAAGCGGGGTAACCCTGGCGATTCCGAATCCGGTCCAGTTCAATGTCCCAAACCATCTCCCGGTGGATCGACCAGCGGACAAAGTCGCACAAACCCAACGTGCATTCCCCCCTGCGTTGCATTTGCACGAGGAGAAGATTGAGAAGGCTTTGGTCGAGATGGGTCAGGGCCTCGGGAAACCGGGCCGTCTGCAAGGGCGGGGTTCCCATGAGCCAAGTTTCAACTTCCCCCCTCACCAGGAGGGATGAGGTCAAGACCATCTGGCCGGCATTGAAGAAAAAATCGGGAAGCTCAAAGTCGGGCAACACGTTTCGCAGCTTTTCCGGATTGTAATAACCATCAAGCGCGTATTGTTTTTTCTTTTCCGCGGACAAAGGTTTCGTGCCCCCCCAGTTGACGACGAAATCCTCATCATGCCGCTCCAGCTTTTCCAAAACCCGGCCGAGGAAAATGATGTCCGAGTCCAAGAGCAGAATCCGTTCACGGCCGGGGAAATAAAAGGCCTCCAGCTTGGTGAAGTAACCCCGGGGCGGATCAGGCACAGCCGCCACGGATACATCCCAGTAGCCTTCCATTTCCCGGGTGTCAAAATCTCCCAAAGAGACATCCTTGATGATCCCAATGGGAATCTCCGGATACCAATACCGGATGCTGGCGACACAGATCCGGGTCAGCCAGAAATCGCGCTTACAACACAAGACGATGATCCGATCGATGGACTTCATGGGCGGATTTTATTCAAGATGCGACTGGCTGCGGCATCCGTTTGCGATATTGGGCCACCATGCCTTGGTAAATCCCACGGTAGAATTCGAGCAGCCGTCCATTCGGCATCGTGCTGAAATCCACACTTTTTGTCCCCGCCCAATGGACCAATACTCGGTGGAGGGAGGACTGCGCCATCGACTCAGGAGTTAGGTGCGGCAAATCGTTTCCATTCGCCCACTGCATGAACGAATGGCGTCGCAAGGTCAGCCTGCCTTCCTTCTCCCATTTGGACAGGAGGTAATTGAGCAGGCCTTGGTCATTGCATTTGAACACCTCCGGCTGTTTCAAATGCCACTCCGGCGTATCGCCCACCCAAGGATCAAAATCCCGCATGTTCATCAGGCCGGTCGTGGCCACGAATTGTCCCGAGTTGAAATTCATGCCGGACTCGACCCAATCCGGATCCATCAACTGCAGCTTGGCCAAATCATAATAAAACTCCCTTTGAGATTCCGGGGTGAATCGCTCCAAAACGACCACAAAATCCTCCTCGAAAACCTCGAGGGAGCGCAACAGTGGACCCGCCAGCACAATGTCACTGTCCAGAATGAGCAATCGCCTGCTTGGCTGGCTGGAAAGGATTTCCAATTTGGCCCAACCCCAACCGTAAGCTTCCCGATCGGTGGGCCACAACTCCACCCGACAGGCGGACTCCAATTCGCTCGTGTCATAGTCACCCAGCCGTCTGTCCTTGAACAGGTAGATGGGGATTTCAGGATAAAAATGCCGGATACTGGCCACACAACACTGGGTGTAGGGCACATCGTCCGGTCCGGAAACCGCACAGATCCCCTCGATTCTTCTTCCGCCTAACTTTCGTCTCAAAGCCTGGCGGATTCTGGATAAAAAGCCCATGAGTGCGGAGAGGGGGATATGTTCGATTGGTGGAAGTATCCGTTTCCAGAAACATACCCTCGATACCGGAAAGAGTGCAAATGAGAAGACTGCTCCGCAAGCGCCCCTTCCCCGTGCCTTGGCCCTTCCGTATCACCAATACCCGAGAATCCCGGAGACGGATTTTGACATTGTGCTTGCCTCGGATCTGTATCATTTTCAAGGTTAATGACCGCCAACGCCGCCCGCTACTATGCGGTATTTGAAAAGGACATCGCCCACGAAATCATCGATGGCGAGGCCATCATCATCCATTTCGACACCGGCAATTACTACAGCCTGAACACGGCCGGTGCCATGGTCTGGTCCTGGCTGGATGCCGGGGCCAGCCAAGAGGAAATCCTGGATGCCTTCCCCGGCCTCAGTCCGGATGAGATCGCGGAAATCGAAGAATTTATCAAGGGGCTGGTCTCGGAAAAAATCCTCCATCAGGTGGAGGCCCCGGCACGGCGTGACGAGGCTTCGCTTCCGACCAAGGGAGGCGGCCCATACTTGGCACCCCGTTTCGAGAAGTTCAACGACATGCAACAACTCCTTCTCTCGGACCCGATTCACGAGGTGGATGAAAAGGGGTGGCCGCCCGCTCCGGCTGATCCGTCGGGATGAGCGGGACTCATCCTCCGGGGCGCCGTTTCAGCAAGGTCTTTGAAGGCATTCCCGGAGCTTACTACCGAGAGGCCGCCGGGGCTTTTCAAGAAGCCCGTGCACAGACGGGTTGCCGGGCGTCAACCACCCTGCGGGTGGCCGGGGTGACTTTCCGCCTCGAATTTGCCGATGACCAAACCCCCGGAATCATTCTCCCCACTCTGGCGCACTCAACCTCTGCGGACGATCCAGCGGCAGACTGGACTATCCGGTGTTGGGAAGATGCCTCCACGGGCGGCACCATGCCCCTGCCCACACCGGTTATGCTAACCGGCCAGCGGCACAACTGCCTCTTCACGGTCAGCGACCAGCGCTACCGGACTTTTTACCACGGATGGATGGAAACCCTGATGTTCATCGACCGGGAGGGGGAGGGTTACGCCTGTTATCTCGATGCCGCCCAATTGCCGATGTATGAAAAAGCCGCACCTCTGCGCCAGATTTTCAACACCGCGCTCAACCTCCGCGGACGGCAGATCGTCCATGCAGCGGCGGTCGGCCACCCCCACGGGAGCCTGCTTTTGGCCGGTCCCCCGCGCTCCGGAAAATCCACCCTCGCCGTCCAGTGCCTCCTACAGGGCATGGGCTTCCAGTCCGACGACCTCTGTGTGATTTCCCAGGACGATCCGCCGCGGTCTTGGAGCATTTACAATGTGGCCAAGTTGCGCGACGACAGCCTTTCCCGCGTACCCTCCGGCTTGCCCCTGCAATCCTTCATCGAAGGAACGGAAAAAAAACACTTTTTCCATGTCAACCGGGTGTTCCCCGAACGACTGCTCCCTTCCGCTCCGCTCAAGGCCATCGTCATTCCCACCATCACCGGGGAATCAACCAGCCGCCTCCTCCAAGCCACCCGTCTGGAAGCCATGAAGGCCCTCATCCCCTGGTCGGTGCACGAAGTGCCCACATCCGACAACCTGGGAGAAAAAATCATGCTGAAGGCTCTCAGCCGGTTGCCCGCATACCGACTGGAATTGGGTGGAAACGCAGAACAGACTTTTACCCTACTGCAAACATTACTCCATGAAGCTTGACCCACAAATGCCCCGCCGGCGCATCCTGTTTCTCTCCTACCTCTACCCGTCGTTTAACGGCTCGGGCACGCAGATCCGTGCCGCCGCACTTGTCCGCATGCTCGCCTCCCGTGACGATGTTTTTCTTTTGGCGGCCAACCACTACGACCGTCTTCCGGGCCCGACCGACCCGGAGTTGGAGGCCTTCTGCCATAAGATCCTTTACGTGCGTTTGGTCCCTGGTGAAGCTACCAGGCAAGCATGGCACCCCGTCGAATACTTGGCCGATTGGGCAAAGTTCCCTCATTTGGATTGCCAAACGGGCCACGTCGCCGCAGCCATCCAAGATTTTTACCAACAGAACAACCTGGATAAACTCTTCGTATTCCGGATGGAATCGTTCTTCCTTCTGGAAGGCTCGCTGGACCAGTTTCCCGGAGCGTGGCTGGACCTCGATGAATCCACTTTCCGCCGGAATCAGCAAATCGAACAACTCAAATCACAAGCCAGGGGCATCCGCCTGGATCCGGAACAGTGCCGGGCCAATGCCGTCATCCGGGTCATTGAAAACAAAGTCATTCCACGTTTTGAAAAAGTCTTTGTTTCATCCGAGGAGGAGGCCCGGGATGCCCGCCGGGTCCGGCCGCAGGGAGGGATCGAGGTTATGCCCAATGTCTTTCCCGATCGCACCGCATTGACCGGCTCCCCCGCGGACAAGCCCAGGGAAATCTTATTCGTCGGAACCCTGTCCTACTACCCGAACGAGGATGCGGTGCGTTACTTTTGCCGGGACATTTTTCCCCTCATCCGACGTGTCCTGGGTGATTCGATCCTTTTCCGGATTGTGGGATTCGGCTGCCCTCCCGGTCTCCGGGAGGTGGGCGAGGAACCGGGCGTTTCCCTGATGGGTTTTCAGGAATTTTTGGAACCCTACTATGCCCAGGCCTCCCTCGTCG from Candidatus Methylacidiphilales bacterium encodes:
- a CDS encoding PqqD family protein; the encoded protein is MTANAARYYAVFEKDIAHEIIDGEAIIIHFDTGNYYSLNTAGAMVWSWLDAGASQEEILDAFPGLSPDEIAEIEEFIKGLVSEKILHQVEAPARRDEASLPTKGGGPYLAPRFEKFNDMQQLLLSDPIHEVDEKGWPPAPADPSG
- a CDS encoding DUF4921 family protein, whose translation is MTPMPEIRKDPVVGRWVVFCPERLHRPMDYAFTRPHPEAATEDPFLAGNESFTPPEVYAVRENGGGPDTPGWSVRVVPNRFPALRVEGELNKEAVGFYDRMNGIGAHEVVVETPFPDKELDELELAQMVHVLKAWRARMQDLMKDGRFRYLMVFKNVGPLAGASQTHAHSQIIALPVTPIVLKEKLTAAREYFLAKDRNLFEDILRNELKARDRMVCENAGFGVFCPFASRFSFETCIMPRQQQADFHRVGDHDLVLLADALKRVLTAYRLGLDRPNYNLVLHTAPLRSPRPGHWQTLDFDFRWHIEILPRLTGVAGFEFGTGFYINPVLPEGAAQFLRGIKGEG
- the glgA gene encoding glycogen synthase GlgA, with product MNILFATSELTPLAKTGGLGDVLAALPARLRDNGHSVSVVLPGYRAVFDSLPEVRDTGLRLTVPLGPGRATARILEGRTREGVKLLLVGKDEFFDRRGLYGNSEGDYTDNAHRFIFFSKVVVELAGHLRPRPEVLHLNDWQTAFAAAVVRQKRPSLRTVLTIHNLAYQGVFAPWDFDLTNLPGDWFHPGGMEFYGRLNLLKAGLVHADALTTVSPSYATEIQTPEFGCGLEGVLRGRSQDLNGILNGIDEAAWNPATDAFLRETYGPGDWEAKKACRARLLKAVGLDAERVTGPVFACISRLVPQKGLDLVAKVAPELAAQGGALVVLGSGLPQLEKKFLALAAEHPESLAVEIGFNEKLAHRIEAGADFFLMPSRFEPCGLNQMYSQRYGTIPIVHRTGGLADSVEDWRPRKKSGTGIVFAPCTTAALSKAIRRAFLVYGDPVAWDLIRRRAMARDFSWSAAAKSYEQIYRRVCGLESEASTPNNPLNTENP
- a CDS encoding glycoside hydrolase family 57 protein codes for the protein MAGPLQVVFLWHMHQPYYVNPLTKTAMMPWVRLHAAKGYLDMIEMARRYPALRTNFNFTPVLVQQLQELASGSVSDLWEQWSRKPAAELDLTDRCRLLEHFFKIHWANLIDPFPRYRELLELRGRDWNHDSLSGAARLFSSQDLLDLQTWYNLNWCGFSAFRLYPELEELRRKGRGFTEEEKNRVLDIHYEIVRTVLSRYREAQDQGAVEITTTPFFHPIMPVVYDNRIAARAMPGREFPAPYGAPEDVRAHLRLAQELHASTFGRPARGMWPSEGSVAPEILPLMQEAGIEYFCTDEDILFRSLSGDPAWAGKTVDHLELFQPWACRHEGARVRALFRERPLSDFIGFNAARNSAAQAAGFVVHHLEHIAGVAATRQPVALLALDGENAWEAFPDGGERFLALLYEGVLASERLNTCLLGGVMDASAGEPEITRLHSGSWIGGNFDIWIGDPEENNAWDLVAQTREFLLRHQREHALDPAVADRAWLEIYAAEGSDWFWWYGPDFQNDSDMLFDELFRLHLQNVYLLLGCPPPQYLEVPVRQRGRPAGFTRPTAFISPRIDGWALGYFDWLGSGRVLVHQQQTAMFQADRMVSDIHYGFDRGRFYLRVDFGAGQPDEIMAVFCRPCHARARVLRDGGGSWEASPDGVHFEVRKEGMVEVGWGDRMELSIGLNAIGLEDRGEKVAFFVQIWKDGVEKERYPERGFIEFEGPSPGFTLNHWFI
- the rnr gene encoding ribonuclease R, coding for MPATSPLAPKVLRTLGHPDYQPINEDGIARKLKLSGPARDELAQTLRELADSGKIIRVRGDRWIVPEKAELLTGVISFNPKGFAFLLSETGDDDAYIPAEETGTALHQDLVVAQKIPSQAGRFRERVHARVIRVVKRRRASLVGTLQSGGRFFHVVPDDPRHLQNIYVTDPADSPLDPKPVLGDKVVVRPEDWKDRHLNPEGTIVEVLGKPGDPNVDILSVIRKYELPTEFPSAALAEVAQFSLDPQGHAFDPGPRLDLRGERVFTIDPDTARDFDDAIHIRPAGKGKWEVGIHIADVSYYVRAGGALDEEASKRGNSVYLVNQVIPMLPEELSNGLCSLLPHVDRLTHSVIVTLTETGRVVEERIARTLIHSQRRFTYQEAFARLQDQPRDDMDRDLHQAWALASNLRKNRMNNGSLDLDMPEVKVRLNDQGVPVALEKVEHDISHQLIEEFMLLANEVVARTLKNKHIPALYRVHEAPEPEKLAELRQTLLIQGIKVGDLTKRHEMQRASKAIAASPASYALKISLLKSLKRACYRSQPLGHYGLAKTNYTHFTSPIRRYADLVVHRSLLKPSERPKYKAGELEEVAARISATERNAAEAEQDTVRIKKLEFFQRQLTSGTPQSFPAVVVDVQNFGLFVEVPDFLVSGLIHISSLGSDFFNYDERQRRIIGNRSKKSFKVGDRLNVQVEKIDTQRHQIDFKLAGGTEAKRDERSSGRRGRR
- a CDS encoding glycosyltransferase family 4 protein yields the protein MKLDPQMPRRRILFLSYLYPSFNGSGTQIRAAALVRMLASRDDVFLLAANHYDRLPGPTDPELEAFCHKILYVRLVPGEATRQAWHPVEYLADWAKFPHLDCQTGHVAAAIQDFYQQNNLDKLFVFRMESFFLLEGSLDQFPGAWLDLDESTFRRNQQIEQLKSQARGIRLDPEQCRANAVIRVIENKVIPRFEKVFVSSEEEARDARRVRPQGGIEVMPNVFPDRTALTGSPADKPREILFVGTLSYYPNEDAVRYFCRDIFPLIRRVLGDSILFRIVGFGCPPGLREVGEEPGVSLMGFQEFLEPYYAQASLVVVPLRAGTGTRLKILESFVYGRPVVSTSIGAEGLDVTDGDNILLRDQPETFAQACLQLLDQPELAQRLVEGGRCLHRNRYSLDHLLRCYGQSLS